Proteins encoded together in one Desulfosporosinus meridiei DSM 13257 window:
- the recO gene encoding DNA repair protein RecO produces MAVYHADALVVRSRQFGESDRVLTLFSRELGKLQAVAKGVRKPKSRQRAGAQLFTYGDFLIHRGKTLDTVSQCSPKESFPHLWNDLDRSFAATGIAELLDISTIKEQPNIELFRLTLTCFFLLEHFQPSLVLGAYALRLMDVLGYRPFLEGCAECGVGVKGDRLFFSLEAGLLCGNCRERYSGRWIRAGSVAFMRQLIRADITKLDRMRWGVWMEQEILETLRLYIEHKFERPLKSWRMGSLMQDNLEQSFDGKEGK; encoded by the coding sequence GTGGCCGTTTATCATGCGGACGCGTTGGTGGTCCGCAGTAGACAATTTGGTGAGTCGGATCGTGTACTCACTCTTTTTTCCCGTGAGTTGGGGAAACTTCAGGCGGTTGCCAAAGGAGTGCGGAAACCTAAGAGTCGTCAACGAGCAGGGGCTCAGCTATTCACCTATGGAGATTTTCTGATCCATCGAGGGAAGACACTAGACACTGTTTCCCAGTGCAGCCCTAAGGAGAGTTTTCCTCATCTTTGGAACGATCTGGATCGGTCATTTGCTGCGACTGGAATTGCTGAGCTTTTAGACATTTCGACGATTAAAGAGCAGCCTAATATTGAGCTATTTAGACTTACCCTAACTTGTTTTTTTCTGCTCGAACATTTTCAACCCTCACTTGTGCTTGGTGCATATGCTTTACGGTTAATGGATGTCTTGGGCTATCGTCCTTTTTTAGAAGGATGTGCTGAGTGCGGGGTTGGTGTGAAGGGGGATCGCTTGTTTTTTAGTTTAGAGGCGGGGCTCTTGTGTGGGAACTGTCGAGAAAGATATTCTGGGCGCTGGATTCGCGCGGGTAGTGTGGCGTTTATGCGGCAATTGATTCGTGCTGATATTACTAAGCTTGATCGGATGCGCTGGGGAGTTTGGATGGAGCAAGAGATTTTAGAGACATTACGGCTTTATATTGAACATAAATTTGAACGTCCTCTTAAATCTTGGAGAATGGGAAGTTTGATGCAGGATAACTTGGAGCAAAGTTTTGATGGAAAGGAAGGGAAATAA
- the deoC gene encoding deoxyribose-phosphate aldolase has product MNLAAITDHTLLKPAASEKDIVTLCHEAQHHKFATVCVNPSYVQMAAKLLHGTGICVAAVVGFPLGATFTEVKVQEILMVKAHGGKEVDAVINIGWVKSGNWEAVEKDVSRVVEAAHSCGLIIKIIIETSLLTEDEKKSVAEIVKRVGADFIKTSTGFAGGGATVEDVRNLKAWVGEGVKVKASGGIRTKEFALELVEAGADRLGTSAVLA; this is encoded by the coding sequence ATGAATCTTGCAGCTATAACAGATCATACATTGTTAAAACCGGCAGCATCTGAGAAGGATATTGTGACACTTTGTCATGAGGCTCAGCATCATAAATTTGCTACTGTTTGTGTTAATCCCTCATATGTTCAAATGGCAGCAAAACTTTTGCATGGCACAGGAATATGTGTTGCTGCGGTTGTGGGTTTTCCTTTAGGTGCAACCTTTACTGAAGTTAAAGTTCAAGAAATATTAATGGTTAAAGCCCACGGCGGCAAGGAAGTTGATGCTGTCATTAATATCGGTTGGGTAAAATCGGGCAATTGGGAAGCCGTTGAGAAAGATGTTTCTAGAGTTGTTGAAGCAGCTCATAGCTGTGGTTTAATCATAAAAATTATTATTGAAACTTCTTTGCTGACTGAAGACGAAAAAAAGTCTGTGGCCGAGATTGTTAAACGAGTTGGAGCGGATTTTATCAAGACTTCCACTGGCTTTGCCGGAGGGGGGGCCACGGTTGAAGATGTTCGTAATTTAAAGGCTTGGGTCGGAGAAGGTGTAAAGGTAAAAGCATCAGGTGGTATTAGAACTAAGGAGTTTGCCTTAGAGCTTGTTGAGGCGGGAGCGGATAGATTAGGCACCAGTGCAGTGCTTGCATGA
- the era gene encoding GTPase Era, which yields MVSTKSHQFRSGFVSVIGRPNAGKSTLLNHLLGQKVLIMSDKPQTTRNRIQCILTEERGQIVFLDTPGIHKPKHKLGEFMVGAAKESMREVDAILYMVDLSAEFGPGEEFIIEMLKQTKTPCVLALNKVDLLTKEQLMRRIQEFSGLADFKAIVPISAKTGENTDELLKVIFDKMPNGPMYYPEDEVTDQPERFIMAELVREKVLQLTRDEVPHSIAVVIESVEEKKTLVKVRAQVIVERDSQKGIIIGAGGKQLKEIGRLARLDIEALLGSPVFLELWVKVKKDWRNRADSLRNYGYGKEKG from the coding sequence TTGGTTTCAACAAAATCGCATCAGTTTCGTTCAGGCTTTGTTTCTGTTATTGGTAGACCTAATGCGGGTAAATCTACTTTACTTAATCATTTGTTAGGACAGAAGGTCTTAATCATGTCCGACAAGCCTCAAACTACTCGTAATAGAATCCAATGTATCTTGACGGAAGAACGTGGACAAATTGTCTTTTTAGATACTCCTGGAATACATAAACCGAAACATAAGCTCGGTGAATTTATGGTAGGTGCTGCCAAAGAATCTATGCGAGAGGTTGACGCGATTCTTTATATGGTAGATCTCTCTGCAGAGTTTGGCCCGGGGGAAGAGTTTATCATTGAGATGCTCAAGCAGACGAAAACTCCTTGCGTACTTGCGCTCAATAAAGTTGACTTATTGACTAAGGAACAATTGATGCGGAGGATTCAGGAATTTTCTGGTTTGGCAGATTTCAAGGCTATTGTACCTATTTCTGCAAAAACAGGGGAAAATACCGATGAGCTTTTAAAGGTGATTTTCGATAAAATGCCGAATGGTCCCATGTATTATCCGGAAGATGAAGTGACTGATCAGCCGGAGCGTTTTATTATGGCGGAATTAGTCCGAGAAAAGGTTCTTCAATTAACGAGGGATGAGGTTCCTCATTCCATTGCGGTAGTTATAGAATCAGTTGAAGAAAAGAAAACCCTAGTCAAAGTGCGTGCCCAGGTAATTGTGGAGCGAGACTCTCAAAAAGGGATTATCATTGGGGCAGGTGGCAAACAGCTCAAGGAAATTGGCCGCTTAGCTCGTCTGGATATTGAAGCTTTACTAGGAAGTCCTGTTTTCTTAGAGCTTTGGGTTAAAGTTAAAAAGGATTGGCGCAATCGAGCAGATAGCTTGCGCAATTATGGTTATGGAAAGGAAAAGGGATAA
- the cdd gene encoding cytidine deaminase: protein MNQSQSQLFEKMVNEFKGLLDSDSINELVSKAKAAYENAYVPYSHYPVGSAVLFSSGKIYSGCNVENASYGLTVCAERNAIFQAIAQGEREVKGIAIAVPTDVFPSPCGACRQVIREFAVDCPVILINGKGHVRWTSLKALLPEAFEPEFL, encoded by the coding sequence TTGAATCAGAGCCAATCTCAACTGTTTGAAAAAATGGTAAATGAATTTAAGGGACTGCTTGATTCTGATAGTATCAATGAGCTGGTTTCTAAGGCTAAAGCTGCCTATGAAAATGCCTATGTGCCTTACTCTCATTATCCCGTTGGGTCAGCAGTTTTATTTTCCTCCGGTAAGATCTATTCCGGATGTAACGTTGAGAATGCCAGCTATGGCTTAACTGTCTGTGCTGAACGCAATGCTATTTTCCAGGCTATTGCCCAAGGAGAACGAGAAGTAAAGGGAATTGCCATTGCGGTACCCACAGATGTTTTTCCATCTCCCTGTGGTGCATGCAGGCAAGTAATCCGTGAGTTTGCCGTGGATTGTCCAGTCATTTTGATAAATGGGAAAGGGCATGTACGGTGGACAAGTTTGAAGGCATTGCTTCCGGAGGCCTTTGAACCGGAGTTTTTATAG
- a CDS encoding diacylglycerol kinase family protein — protein sequence MGRIYRKPGFLRSLNQAWRGMMYTVKTQKHVQFHLFAGSAVLLLAWWSEVTRLEWLILILAIGSVIGAEVMNSAIETVVDMVQPNFHPLAGMAKDIAAGAVLVTAIQAVVIGFVVFLPPLLRLASKMF from the coding sequence ATGGGGAGGATTTATAGGAAACCAGGCTTTTTGCGTAGTCTAAATCAGGCTTGGCGAGGAATGATGTATACTGTAAAGACTCAAAAACACGTCCAGTTTCATCTCTTTGCAGGTAGTGCTGTTTTGCTCCTCGCTTGGTGGAGTGAGGTTACACGGCTTGAATGGCTGATCCTTATTTTGGCCATCGGCAGCGTGATTGGCGCGGAAGTAATGAATTCCGCCATTGAAACTGTAGTAGACATGGTTCAGCCAAATTTTCACCCCTTAGCGGGGATGGCAAAAGATATCGCCGCAGGCGCTGTGTTGGTAACTGCTATTCAGGCAGTTGTAATTGGTTTTGTCGTTTTTCTTCCTCCACTACTACGTTTGGCGAGTAAAATGTTCTAG
- the ybeY gene encoding rRNA maturation RNase YbeY yields MIIDISWEEESVLPADRDPLANLLNQAINEALQLSNGPEEAEVSLLLVDNQRIHALNLEYRGVDRPTDVLSFALQEEVEDEPEIEEEDQMLGDIVISVERARAQAQEYGHSFEREIVYLAVHGLLHLLGYDHEEENDKQEMRSKEEEIMAELKLERV; encoded by the coding sequence ATGATCATTGACATCTCTTGGGAAGAAGAATCTGTTTTACCGGCAGATCGTGACCCTCTGGCAAATTTATTAAACCAAGCAATAAATGAGGCTCTTCAACTATCAAATGGCCCAGAAGAAGCGGAAGTAAGTTTATTGCTAGTTGATAATCAACGAATACATGCTTTAAATCTAGAATATCGAGGAGTAGACAGACCAACAGATGTTCTTTCTTTTGCCTTGCAGGAAGAGGTGGAAGATGAACCTGAAATTGAGGAAGAGGATCAAATGCTTGGGGATATAGTAATCTCTGTTGAGCGAGCAAGGGCTCAAGCTCAGGAATATGGACATTCCTTTGAACGGGAAATTGTCTATCTTGCAGTTCATGGATTACTCCATTTATTAGGTTATGATCATGAAGAAGAGAATGATAAACAAGAAATGCGTAGTAAAGAAGAAGAGATAATGGCTGAATTGAAGTTAGAGAGAGTATAA
- a CDS encoding HD family phosphohydrolase encodes MMILKIKMFKTIWDELSSRLDWLKHHTTWLRAIVGVMYFLLLTVLLSSNIFVSTLHLEVGEPSPQLITAPWTREIVDQVKYNRDKEAASKAVQPVYKPDEEYLNLLTKEMGIAFTSLRDASTKSDKTDELRKRELFASLSESALIFLVEKDSSDLNEIEKTGRDIILTRARNLDSGARTSEQMAVFRENLKKDFEQSQLDENAKELFKVFIDQEVTQPTLIVDEPTTEALRAAARALIKQEVLHYKALQKIVGIGEIVDETTYQVLVDYGLINNQNAWKSVVGIALIVLIGMGSILAYLFQYKRDIYVMTNRLVLIGLIMCLVVAIGRAVIALNLGADFNSLSGMLIPIAWATMTVAILVGVDIAIMVSLVLAVFVAVLVDPVLSTSFGLHSGVVALFGGIVGVYSVSRLSQRSDLARAGIFVSAVNVFVISGIALTSDMRLAVWGVGVILGIVNGLASSFLTVGALHWFESGFHITSSVRLLELSDPNRPLLKRLLMEAPGTYHHSILVGNLAEAAAEAVQADATLVRVAALYHDIGKLKRPYFFIENQFTQDNPHDKIAPTLSSLIITSHVKDGLELAKDNKLPQQIQDIIAQHHGDSLVSFFYHKALEEYENVPEESFHYEGPKPQTKEAALVALADNVEAAVRSMKQPTPGRVEGFVRKIIKDKLNDGQLDQCDLTFQDLDRIAMAFVRVLSGIFHSRVEYPEMPNIKDNNSNSMHKKLEDQGALSDKNPLKEKQRDNPQEDAEIKVSQDG; translated from the coding sequence ATGATGATATTGAAGATCAAAATGTTCAAAACGATCTGGGATGAGCTATCTAGCCGTCTTGATTGGCTTAAACATCACACCACTTGGCTTAGGGCCATTGTTGGGGTGATGTATTTTCTGTTACTTACGGTTTTATTATCATCGAATATTTTTGTATCCACATTACACTTGGAGGTAGGAGAACCAAGTCCTCAGCTTATTACGGCACCGTGGACTAGGGAAATTGTAGATCAGGTAAAGTATAATCGGGATAAAGAGGCTGCTTCAAAGGCAGTCCAGCCGGTATATAAGCCGGATGAGGAGTATCTGAATCTATTAACTAAGGAGATGGGGATTGCCTTCACCTCTTTGCGAGACGCCTCAACAAAGTCCGATAAAACAGATGAACTAAGAAAAAGGGAGCTTTTTGCAAGTCTCTCAGAGAGTGCTTTGATATTTTTAGTGGAAAAAGATTCCAGTGATCTTAACGAAATTGAAAAGACCGGCAGAGATATTATCTTGACCAGAGCGCGCAATTTAGATTCCGGGGCAAGAACCAGTGAGCAAATGGCGGTGTTTCGTGAGAACCTCAAAAAAGATTTTGAGCAGTCCCAGCTAGATGAGAATGCCAAAGAATTATTTAAGGTGTTTATCGATCAAGAAGTGACTCAACCTACCTTGATCGTAGATGAGCCTACTACGGAAGCCTTGCGAGCAGCAGCACGCGCCTTAATAAAGCAGGAGGTCTTGCATTATAAGGCTCTGCAAAAAATCGTGGGTATCGGTGAAATTGTAGATGAGACGACTTATCAAGTTTTAGTTGATTATGGTTTGATAAATAACCAGAATGCCTGGAAATCTGTGGTTGGAATTGCGCTGATCGTGCTGATTGGCATGGGTTCTATTTTAGCCTATCTGTTTCAGTATAAAAGGGATATCTATGTTATGACAAATCGCTTGGTTCTGATTGGTCTTATTATGTGCTTAGTTGTGGCTATTGGACGTGCAGTGATTGCTTTAAATCTGGGGGCCGACTTTAATTCCTTGTCAGGTATGCTGATTCCCATAGCCTGGGCAACTATGACAGTTGCAATTTTGGTTGGTGTGGATATAGCTATTATGGTTTCCTTGGTTTTAGCAGTTTTTGTCGCGGTTTTAGTCGATCCTGTTCTATCGACTTCCTTCGGGCTTCATTCAGGCGTGGTGGCTCTTTTTGGCGGGATTGTAGGAGTTTACAGTGTGTCTCGTTTAAGTCAACGGTCTGATTTAGCTCGTGCAGGGATATTCGTATCGGCTGTAAATGTTTTTGTTATCAGTGGGATCGCCTTGACCTCGGATATGCGCTTAGCAGTTTGGGGAGTAGGTGTGATATTAGGTATTGTTAATGGATTAGCATCGTCATTTCTAACAGTTGGGGCATTGCATTGGTTTGAATCAGGATTTCACATTACCTCTTCTGTAAGACTGCTGGAATTATCTGATCCTAATCGACCATTATTAAAACGCCTATTGATGGAGGCCCCCGGCACCTATCATCATAGTATTTTAGTTGGTAATCTCGCTGAAGCTGCGGCAGAAGCAGTTCAAGCGGATGCCACCTTGGTTAGGGTTGCAGCTTTGTACCATGATATTGGAAAGTTAAAGCGTCCGTATTTCTTTATCGAAAACCAATTTACCCAGGATAATCCTCATGATAAGATTGCTCCCACTCTAAGCTCCTTGATTATTACCTCCCACGTTAAAGACGGATTAGAACTGGCTAAGGATAATAAACTTCCACAGCAGATTCAGGACATTATCGCTCAACATCATGGAGATAGTCTAGTGAGTTTCTTTTATCATAAAGCACTTGAGGAATATGAAAATGTACCGGAAGAATCTTTCCATTATGAGGGGCCGAAACCCCAGACTAAAGAGGCTGCACTGGTTGCTTTAGCAGATAATGTAGAGGCTGCTGTAAGGTCTATGAAGCAACCAACCCCGGGGCGAGTCGAAGGGTTTGTACGAAAAATTATTAAGGACAAGCTGAACGACGGGCAATTAGATCAGTGTGATTTAACGTTTCAAGATTTAGACCGGATTGCTATGGCCTTTGTTCGTGTCTTGAGTGGTATTTTCCATTCTCGGGTAGAATATCCGGAGATGCCGAACATAAAGGATAACAATAGTAACTCAATGCATAAAAAACTTGAGGATCAAGGGGCTCTGAGTGACAAAAATCCTCTCAAGGAAAAGCAGCGGGATAATCCTCAGGAGGATGCTGAGATAAAGGTTTCACAAGACGGATGA
- the yqfD gene encoding sporulation protein YqfD, with translation MFEWLRTFWYGRILFLARGEHLAHFVNQVSKEGIILYHTQKSERGMRAQIKLADFRRLRRPARRTHTRVHIVAKYGWPFVAARWWRRKGLLIGIVIIASVLTILSQLVLSISVTGNKNLVAADVIERAEKLGLRTWVYSKDLDLNGIAKSLQEQLPDAAWIGIERQGTSIQIRVSEKTRPSIPDEVGNLVASRAGIVKEIMVIDGTPLIHEGETVRAGQVLIKSPQVNNMSSAKNAPVSVARGFVRARVWYSAEGQIPLVEDKVEESGRVAKGRGIKIGSRVIMLTAQSSPFEQSREEVITQSIKLWRNWRFPVEGIRVDHIELHNVHIERTVSEARQLAEQIARAEVQKKLTQGVPIVLETVKVLSDNSGSERVRVEVETYEDLAVYANP, from the coding sequence ATGTTTGAATGGCTGCGAACGTTTTGGTACGGGCGAATTCTATTCCTGGCAAGGGGAGAGCATTTAGCACACTTCGTTAATCAGGTGTCGAAAGAGGGCATCATACTCTATCATACGCAAAAATCTGAACGGGGTATGCGTGCTCAAATTAAGCTTGCCGATTTCAGGCGATTGCGCAGACCTGCCCGTCGTACCCATACTAGAGTTCATATTGTGGCTAAATATGGCTGGCCTTTTGTTGCTGCACGTTGGTGGCGAAGAAAAGGGTTGCTAATCGGAATCGTTATAATTGCCTCGGTACTTACGATTTTGTCTCAGCTGGTACTCTCTATTTCTGTGACAGGAAATAAGAATCTCGTTGCTGCTGACGTAATAGAACGTGCAGAGAAGCTCGGACTTAGAACATGGGTGTACTCTAAAGATTTAGACTTAAACGGAATAGCTAAATCACTTCAGGAGCAACTTCCGGATGCAGCTTGGATTGGGATAGAACGTCAGGGAACAAGCATTCAAATCAGAGTTTCTGAGAAAACTCGTCCGTCTATTCCGGATGAAGTCGGAAACCTGGTCGCAAGTCGGGCAGGGATTGTAAAGGAAATTATGGTGATTGACGGAACTCCCCTGATTCATGAAGGAGAAACTGTTCGGGCTGGGCAAGTATTAATTAAAAGTCCACAAGTGAATAATATGAGCAGTGCTAAAAATGCTCCGGTTTCTGTGGCCAGAGGATTTGTTCGAGCGCGAGTGTGGTATAGCGCTGAAGGACAAATCCCTTTAGTGGAGGATAAGGTTGAGGAAAGTGGGAGAGTAGCCAAGGGAAGGGGTATAAAAATTGGCTCCCGCGTTATAATGCTAACAGCACAAAGTTCTCCCTTTGAGCAATCTCGAGAAGAAGTGATTACCCAATCTATAAAACTCTGGAGGAATTGGCGCTTTCCTGTCGAAGGTATAAGAGTAGATCATATAGAACTTCATAATGTGCATATAGAACGTACTGTTTCCGAAGCGCGCCAATTAGCTGAACAAATAGCTCGGGCTGAAGTTCAGAAGAAACTAACACAGGGCGTACCAATTGTCTTAGAAACGGTTAAGGTTCTTTCGGATAATTCCGGTTCAGAACGAGTAAGAGTAGAGGTGGAAACCTACGAGGATTTGGCTGTATATGCCAATCCATAA
- a CDS encoding YabP/YqfC family sporulation protein has product MFKKIQTSVGEVLDFPPDVVGEGPKITITGKRQIMVENYISILNFSEEEIRLETAEGDIFFRGKGLMLKVILATELQIEGELSSFWFDGGETK; this is encoded by the coding sequence TTGTTCAAGAAAATACAAACCAGTGTTGGAGAAGTTTTGGATTTTCCACCGGATGTAGTGGGCGAAGGTCCTAAAATTACCATAACCGGAAAAAGACAAATAATGGTGGAGAACTATATTAGTATCCTAAATTTTTCAGAAGAAGAGATTCGCTTGGAAACTGCGGAAGGGGATATCTTTTTTAGAGGGAAGGGGTTAATGCTTAAGGTCATTTTAGCAACAGAACTGCAAATTGAAGGGGAACTGTCTTCCTTTTGGTTTGATGGAGGGGAGACGAAGTAA
- a CDS encoding GatB/YqeY domain-containing protein, protein MTLKDRLVEDMKVAMRAKEEGKVRLSVIRMARAAIKNAEIDKKIEFNDEQVIEVLAREMKLRRDALEVFGQADRPDQVKALGEEIAVLMDYLPQQLSEGDIRQLVNETVTTLGAQSLKDLGKVMGAVTPKTKGRADGKLVNQIVREVLGA, encoded by the coding sequence TTGACCCTGAAAGATCGCTTGGTTGAGGATATGAAGGTTGCCATGAGGGCCAAAGAGGAGGGGAAGGTAAGACTTTCCGTCATTCGAATGGCTAGGGCTGCCATTAAAAATGCTGAGATCGACAAGAAGATTGAATTTAACGATGAGCAAGTCATCGAAGTATTAGCTCGCGAAATGAAGCTGCGTCGGGATGCGCTTGAGGTTTTCGGGCAAGCGGATCGCCCTGATCAGGTTAAAGCTTTGGGAGAGGAAATAGCCGTTCTTATGGATTACCTTCCTCAACAGCTTTCTGAAGGGGATATTCGCCAACTCGTTAATGAGACCGTTACCACATTAGGGGCGCAAAGCCTTAAAGACCTCGGGAAAGTCATGGGGGCAGTAACCCCTAAGACAAAAGGCCGTGCAGATGGCAAACTTGTCAATCAAATTGTACGAGAAGTTCTCGGGGCATAG
- the rpsU gene encoding 30S ribosomal protein S21 — translation MSEVKVGKNESLDAALRRFKRSCQKAGVSAEARKHEAYEKPSVKRKKKSEAARKRKFK, via the coding sequence ATGAGTGAAGTCAAAGTTGGTAAAAATGAATCCCTTGATGCCGCACTCCGCCGGTTCAAGCGTTCTTGTCAAAAGGCAGGTGTTAGCGCAGAAGCTCGTAAGCACGAGGCGTATGAAAAACCGAGTGTGAAGAGAAAGAAAAAGTCTGAAGCTGCGCGTAAACGCAAGTTCAAGTAA
- a CDS encoding histidine triad nucleotide-binding protein — MSDCIFCQIALGKIPSEIAYEDDQIIAFKDIQPLAPVHLVIIPKIHLRSLNDVTSDNKGLIGHLFSIIRRLAEEFGVAESGYRVVTNTGTDGGQVIGHLHFHLLGGKALNANIG, encoded by the coding sequence ATGTCGGATTGTATCTTTTGTCAAATAGCCCTTGGAAAGATTCCCAGCGAAATTGCTTACGAAGACGATCAAATTATTGCATTCAAAGATATTCAGCCGTTAGCTCCTGTACATCTGGTTATTATTCCTAAAATCCACCTGCGAAGTCTTAATGATGTAACATCTGATAATAAAGGATTAATTGGTCATCTTTTCAGTATTATTCGTCGGCTTGCCGAGGAATTTGGTGTGGCAGAATCAGGTTACAGGGTAGTCACAAATACCGGAACAGATGGAGGCCAAGTCATTGGGCATCTGCATTTTCATTTACTCGGAGGAAAGGCCTTAAATGCAAATATCGGCTGA
- the mtaB gene encoding tRNA (N(6)-L-threonylcarbamoyladenosine(37)-C(2))-methylthiotransferase MtaB — MLANKTSPLPGGAVCFVTLGCKVNQTESEAMAQLFREAKYQVVSSSEEADVVVVNTCTVTNTGDSKSRQVIRRMIKAHPESVVVVMGCYAQTAPGEILGIDGVDLVIGTQDRAKILEWIDRVKAEKAPQNAVRGIWDAEEFEELPQLSEEHRTRAMLKIQEGCNQFCTYCIIPYARGPLRSRLPENAIAEARRLVEEGYPEVVLTGIHTGYYGQDLKADWNLARLVGELEKIPGLRRLRLSSIEPMEYTDELIEKIALSDKVCPHVHIPLQSGSDRILSRMNRPYDLKAYKGLLEKLRQRIPDLAVTTDIIVGFPGETDEDHASTIEFAKSCDFSGIHVFPYSKRKGTPAADYPDQVLKKLKDQRVKELLDVARASQVRFCRQFIGKSVEVLVEKVDLKGSAIGHTPHYIQVEIPANKDARQWATGEFVTVVLEEHHISLA, encoded by the coding sequence ATGCTGGCAAACAAAACGTCCCCTCTGCCAGGTGGGGCTGTCTGTTTTGTAACTCTGGGCTGTAAAGTGAACCAAACTGAGAGCGAAGCCATGGCTCAGCTTTTTCGCGAGGCAAAGTATCAGGTGGTTAGTTCCTCTGAAGAAGCGGATGTTGTTGTGGTTAATACCTGTACCGTGACGAATACCGGTGACAGCAAATCTCGTCAGGTTATTCGCCGAATGATTAAGGCTCACCCGGAGAGTGTTGTGGTGGTAATGGGCTGTTATGCTCAAACTGCACCAGGGGAAATTCTGGGTATTGATGGCGTGGATCTGGTGATTGGAACCCAGGATCGAGCGAAGATCTTGGAGTGGATAGACCGAGTGAAGGCAGAGAAGGCACCCCAGAATGCTGTCCGTGGGATTTGGGACGCTGAAGAATTTGAGGAACTGCCTCAACTTAGTGAAGAACATCGGACTAGGGCTATGTTAAAGATTCAGGAAGGGTGTAATCAATTTTGTACCTATTGTATTATTCCTTATGCCCGGGGGCCTTTGCGCAGCCGGCTTCCTGAGAACGCTATTGCAGAGGCTCGGCGTTTGGTAGAGGAAGGGTATCCGGAAGTCGTATTGACGGGTATTCACACCGGGTATTATGGTCAGGACTTGAAAGCGGATTGGAACTTGGCCCGCCTGGTTGGTGAGTTAGAAAAAATCCCGGGACTTCGTCGCTTACGTTTGAGTTCGATTGAGCCCATGGAATATACTGATGAGTTGATTGAGAAAATTGCTTTGTCTGACAAGGTCTGTCCTCACGTACATATCCCCTTACAAAGTGGGAGCGATAGGATTTTAAGCAGAATGAATCGTCCTTATGATTTAAAGGCCTACAAAGGTTTGCTGGAAAAACTTCGTCAACGGATTCCGGATCTGGCTGTGACGACGGACATTATTGTCGGCTTTCCTGGGGAAACTGATGAAGACCATGCTTCTACTATTGAGTTTGCCAAGTCCTGTGATTTTTCTGGAATTCATGTATTTCCCTATTCTAAGCGGAAAGGGACTCCGGCAGCGGATTATCCTGATCAAGTTTTAAAAAAGCTGAAGGATCAACGAGTTAAGGAGTTATTAGATGTTGCTCGTGCAAGTCAGGTGAGGTTTTGCCGGCAGTTTATTGGAAAATCGGTAGAAGTGCTAGTTGAAAAAGTTGATCTAAAAGGCAGTGCTATAGGACATACTCCTCACTATATTCAGGTAGAAATTCCTGCGAATAAAGATGCCCGACAGTGGGCAACCGGAGAGTTTGTTACGGTTGTTTTGGAAGAGCACCATATCTCCCTTGCTTAA
- a CDS encoding 16S rRNA (uracil(1498)-N(3))-methyltransferase → MNRFKVTELGRDVFWLRDAEREHLVRVLRLSPGDLVVGYDNTGREYTGVIVNIEDKSVTCRILSTDQPDVEAHTSVYIVAGLSKGEKMEWVIQKGTELGMSGLIPLRAKRSIVHIEGKKAQDRVARWQKIASEASKQSHRVQEPEVFEVCDWKELKEQLPEDTQWIIPYEEEKTQRLASVLKTMSSEHPIAIIIGPEGGFEESEVAWVQENLSAQSVSLGPRILRTETAAMAAITLVLGHFGDLG, encoded by the coding sequence TTGAATCGTTTTAAGGTCACGGAATTGGGGCGAGATGTTTTTTGGCTGCGTGATGCGGAGAGAGAACATCTTGTTCGGGTACTCCGTCTGTCACCGGGAGATTTAGTCGTAGGGTATGATAATACCGGGAGGGAGTACACTGGTGTTATTGTAAATATTGAGGATAAAAGTGTGACTTGCCGAATTCTTAGTACGGATCAACCGGATGTAGAAGCTCATACCTCTGTCTATATTGTGGCGGGGCTATCCAAAGGGGAAAAGATGGAGTGGGTGATCCAGAAAGGAACTGAATTAGGAATGTCCGGACTCATTCCTTTGCGTGCCAAACGTTCTATTGTACATATTGAAGGGAAGAAGGCTCAAGATAGAGTCGCCCGCTGGCAAAAGATTGCCTCTGAGGCCTCTAAGCAGTCGCATAGGGTACAAGAGCCTGAAGTATTTGAGGTCTGTGATTGGAAAGAGCTTAAGGAGCAACTGCCGGAGGATACTCAATGGATCATTCCCTATGAAGAAGAGAAGACTCAACGCTTGGCTTCTGTTCTGAAAACCATGAGTTCCGAACATCCTATTGCCATCATCATCGGTCCCGAGGGAGGCTTTGAGGAAAGCGAGGTAGCTTGGGTGCAAGAAAATCTCAGCGCCCAGAGTGTTTCTTTAGGGCCCAGGATTCTTAGAACAGAGACGGCGGCAATGGCAGCGATTACCCTAGTCTTGGGGCATTTCGGGGATTTAGGGTAG